A window of the Zeugodacus cucurbitae isolate PBARC_wt_2022May chromosome 2, idZeuCucr1.2, whole genome shotgun sequence genome harbors these coding sequences:
- the LOC105219317 gene encoding NADP-dependent malic enzyme isoform X3 translates to MLHSDILHGNLSKICAASRPAVAAAAPVARQIATTDSRPFHDVVGDVLCPSGVRGIDHLRDPRLNKGLAFTLEERQTLGIHGLQPARFKTQEEQLELCKIAVSRYTEPLNKYLYLVDLQDRNERLFYRFLAENIEHLMPIVYTPTVGLACQRFGLIYRRPRGLFVSYNDRGYVFDVIKNWPESDVRAVCVTDGERILGLGDLGANGMGICVGKLALYTALAGIKPHRCLPILLDVGTNNIDLLEDPLYVGLRQKRVVGKEYDDFVDEFMEAIVKRYGQNTLIQFEDFGNHNAFRFLDRYRNTYCTFNDDIQGTAAVAMGGIYASTRVTGKNITDYTFLFAGAGEAAVGIADLVVNAMVAEGVPKDEARQKIWMIDIDGLLTTTRKEGSLSNHQKNYAKDVEPMKNMQEIVEKVKPNVLIGASAAAGIFTPEILQIMAANNERPVVFALSNPTHKAECTAEQAYKHTEGRVVFSSGSPFPPVEMNGKTFYPGQGNNAYIFPGIALGVITTGTHHISDDMFLIAARELSNFVDQSDLDRGSLYPPLNAVREVSMRIAEGVTKCAYDKGLASTYPEPADKRKWLEEQLYNFNYQSSMPVTWPWPRMPYVKTRPLEPTILFSDSK, encoded by the exons ATGTTGCACAGTGATAT TTTGCATGGAAATCTTTCGAAAATATGCGCCGCATCGCGCCCCGCTGTTGCCGCCGCTGCGCCCGTGGCACGGCAAATAGCCACGACCGACAGCAGACCTTTTCACGATGTGGTCGGCGACGTGCTGTGTCCTTCCGGTGTTCGTGGTATTGATCACTTGAGAGATCCCCGTTTAAATAAG GGTCTCGCCTTCACACTGGAAGAACGTCAAACTTTGGGTATACATGGTCTGCAACCTGCACGCTTCAAGACACAAGAAGAACAATTGGAACTGTGTAAAATTGCCGTGAGCCGTTATACGGAGCCACTGAACAAATATCTCTACCTGGTAGATCTGCAAGATCGTAACGAACGTTTGTTCTACCGTTTCTTGGCGGAGAATATTGAACATCTCATGCCCATTGTATACACACCGACTGTGGGTTTGGCTTGTCAACGTTTCGGTTTGATCTACCGTCGCCCACGTGGTCTCTTCGTGAGTTACAACGATCGTGGTTACGTTTTTGATGTCATCAAGAACTG GCCCGAGTCCGATGTGCGTGCCGTTTGTGTGACTGATGGCGAACGTATTTTAGGTTTGGGCGATTTGGGTGCCAACGGCATGGGTATTTGTGTCGGCAAGCTGGCTCTTTACACCGCTTTAGCTGGCATTAAACCTCATCGCTGCTTGCCAATTCTACTCGATGTCGGCACGAACAACATCGATCTGCTGGAGGATCCATTGTATGTGGGTTTGAGACAGAAGCGTGTTGTTGGCAAGGAATACGATGACTTCGTGGATGAATTCATGGAGGCTATTGTCAAACGCTATGGCCAGAATACGTTGATTCAATTTGAGGACTTCGGCAATCACAATGCATTCAGATTCCTCGACAGATACCGCAATACTTACTGTACCTTCAACGACGACATCCAGGGTACCGCCGCTGTAGCTATGGGTGGCATTTACGCTTCCACGCGTGTAACAGGCAAGAACATAACGGATTATACGTTCCTATTTGCTGGTGCTGGTGAGGCTGCCGTCGGTATTGCGGATCTCGTTGTGAATGCCATGGTCGCTGAGGGTGTGCCCAAAGAT GAAGCCAGACAAAAGATTTGGATGATCGATATTGATGGTCTTTTGACCACAACCCGCAAGGAAGGCTCCTTGTCTAATCATCAGAAAAACTATGCCAAGGACGTTGAGCCCATGAAAAACATGCAAGAGATTGTGGAGAAAGTGAAACCAAAT GTTCTTATTGGTGCCTCTGCAGCTGCTGGCATCTTCACTCCAGAAATTTTGCAAATCATGGCCGCCAACAATGAACGGCCCGTAGTATTTGCACTCTCCAATCCAACCCACAAAGCCGAATGTACCGCGGAACAGGCATACAAACATACCGAG GGACGCGTCGTATTCTCATCCGGTTCACCATTCCCGCCCGTGGAGATGAACGGCAAAACTTTCTACCCCGGTCAGGGCAACAATGCCTACATCTTCCCAGGCATTGCATTGGGTGTGATCACCACCGGCACACATCATATCTCCGACGACATGTTCCTCATTGCCGCACGAGAATTGTCGAACTTTGTTGATCAAAGCGATTTGGATCGCGGCTCACTCTACCCACCATTGAATGCTGTGCGTGAGGTGTCGATGCGCATTGCCGAAGGCGTTACCAAGTGTGCTTATGACAAGG GTTTGGCCTCCACTTACCCCGAGCCAGCGGACAAACGCAAGTGGTTGGAGGAACAACTCTACAACTTCAACTATCAGTCATCGATGCCGGTGACGTGGCCATGGCCAAGAATGCCATATGTGAAAACTCGCCCATTGGAACCCACCATTCTCTTCAGTGACTCAA AGTAA
- the LOC105219317 gene encoding NADP-dependent malic enzyme isoform X1 has protein sequence MKLPEGLLAKIVKKPESLHGNLSKICAASRPAVAAAAPVARQIATTDSRPFHDVVGDVLCPSGVRGIDHLRDPRLNKGLAFTLEERQTLGIHGLQPARFKTQEEQLELCKIAVSRYTEPLNKYLYLVDLQDRNERLFYRFLAENIEHLMPIVYTPTVGLACQRFGLIYRRPRGLFVSYNDRGYVFDVIKNWPESDVRAVCVTDGERILGLGDLGANGMGICVGKLALYTALAGIKPHRCLPILLDVGTNNIDLLEDPLYVGLRQKRVVGKEYDDFVDEFMEAIVKRYGQNTLIQFEDFGNHNAFRFLDRYRNTYCTFNDDIQGTAAVAMGGIYASTRVTGKNITDYTFLFAGAGEAAVGIADLVVNAMVAEGVPKDEARQKIWMIDIDGLLTTTRKEGSLSNHQKNYAKDVEPMKNMQEIVEKVKPNVLIGASAAAGIFTPEILQIMAANNERPVVFALSNPTHKAECTAEQAYKHTEGRVVFSSGSPFPPVEMNGKTFYPGQGNNAYIFPGIALGVITTGTHHISDDMFLIAARELSNFVDQSDLDRGSLYPPLNAVREVSMRIAEGVTKCAYDKGLASTYPEPADKRKWLEEQLYNFNYQSSMPVTWPWPRMPYVKTRPLEPTILFSDSK, from the exons ATGAAGTTGCCCGAGGGTTTGTTGGCGAAAATCGTGAAAAAGCCTGAAAG TTTGCATGGAAATCTTTCGAAAATATGCGCCGCATCGCGCCCCGCTGTTGCCGCCGCTGCGCCCGTGGCACGGCAAATAGCCACGACCGACAGCAGACCTTTTCACGATGTGGTCGGCGACGTGCTGTGTCCTTCCGGTGTTCGTGGTATTGATCACTTGAGAGATCCCCGTTTAAATAAG GGTCTCGCCTTCACACTGGAAGAACGTCAAACTTTGGGTATACATGGTCTGCAACCTGCACGCTTCAAGACACAAGAAGAACAATTGGAACTGTGTAAAATTGCCGTGAGCCGTTATACGGAGCCACTGAACAAATATCTCTACCTGGTAGATCTGCAAGATCGTAACGAACGTTTGTTCTACCGTTTCTTGGCGGAGAATATTGAACATCTCATGCCCATTGTATACACACCGACTGTGGGTTTGGCTTGTCAACGTTTCGGTTTGATCTACCGTCGCCCACGTGGTCTCTTCGTGAGTTACAACGATCGTGGTTACGTTTTTGATGTCATCAAGAACTG GCCCGAGTCCGATGTGCGTGCCGTTTGTGTGACTGATGGCGAACGTATTTTAGGTTTGGGCGATTTGGGTGCCAACGGCATGGGTATTTGTGTCGGCAAGCTGGCTCTTTACACCGCTTTAGCTGGCATTAAACCTCATCGCTGCTTGCCAATTCTACTCGATGTCGGCACGAACAACATCGATCTGCTGGAGGATCCATTGTATGTGGGTTTGAGACAGAAGCGTGTTGTTGGCAAGGAATACGATGACTTCGTGGATGAATTCATGGAGGCTATTGTCAAACGCTATGGCCAGAATACGTTGATTCAATTTGAGGACTTCGGCAATCACAATGCATTCAGATTCCTCGACAGATACCGCAATACTTACTGTACCTTCAACGACGACATCCAGGGTACCGCCGCTGTAGCTATGGGTGGCATTTACGCTTCCACGCGTGTAACAGGCAAGAACATAACGGATTATACGTTCCTATTTGCTGGTGCTGGTGAGGCTGCCGTCGGTATTGCGGATCTCGTTGTGAATGCCATGGTCGCTGAGGGTGTGCCCAAAGAT GAAGCCAGACAAAAGATTTGGATGATCGATATTGATGGTCTTTTGACCACAACCCGCAAGGAAGGCTCCTTGTCTAATCATCAGAAAAACTATGCCAAGGACGTTGAGCCCATGAAAAACATGCAAGAGATTGTGGAGAAAGTGAAACCAAAT GTTCTTATTGGTGCCTCTGCAGCTGCTGGCATCTTCACTCCAGAAATTTTGCAAATCATGGCCGCCAACAATGAACGGCCCGTAGTATTTGCACTCTCCAATCCAACCCACAAAGCCGAATGTACCGCGGAACAGGCATACAAACATACCGAG GGACGCGTCGTATTCTCATCCGGTTCACCATTCCCGCCCGTGGAGATGAACGGCAAAACTTTCTACCCCGGTCAGGGCAACAATGCCTACATCTTCCCAGGCATTGCATTGGGTGTGATCACCACCGGCACACATCATATCTCCGACGACATGTTCCTCATTGCCGCACGAGAATTGTCGAACTTTGTTGATCAAAGCGATTTGGATCGCGGCTCACTCTACCCACCATTGAATGCTGTGCGTGAGGTGTCGATGCGCATTGCCGAAGGCGTTACCAAGTGTGCTTATGACAAGG GTTTGGCCTCCACTTACCCCGAGCCAGCGGACAAACGCAAGTGGTTGGAGGAACAACTCTACAACTTCAACTATCAGTCATCGATGCCGGTGACGTGGCCATGGCCAAGAATGCCATATGTGAAAACTCGCCCATTGGAACCCACCATTCTCTTCAGTGACTCAA AGTAA
- the LOC105219317 gene encoding NADP-dependent malic enzyme isoform X2 — MLSRPILHGNLSKICAASRPAVAAAAPVARQIATTDSRPFHDVVGDVLCPSGVRGIDHLRDPRLNKGLAFTLEERQTLGIHGLQPARFKTQEEQLELCKIAVSRYTEPLNKYLYLVDLQDRNERLFYRFLAENIEHLMPIVYTPTVGLACQRFGLIYRRPRGLFVSYNDRGYVFDVIKNWPESDVRAVCVTDGERILGLGDLGANGMGICVGKLALYTALAGIKPHRCLPILLDVGTNNIDLLEDPLYVGLRQKRVVGKEYDDFVDEFMEAIVKRYGQNTLIQFEDFGNHNAFRFLDRYRNTYCTFNDDIQGTAAVAMGGIYASTRVTGKNITDYTFLFAGAGEAAVGIADLVVNAMVAEGVPKDEARQKIWMIDIDGLLTTTRKEGSLSNHQKNYAKDVEPMKNMQEIVEKVKPNVLIGASAAAGIFTPEILQIMAANNERPVVFALSNPTHKAECTAEQAYKHTEGRVVFSSGSPFPPVEMNGKTFYPGQGNNAYIFPGIALGVITTGTHHISDDMFLIAARELSNFVDQSDLDRGSLYPPLNAVREVSMRIAEGVTKCAYDKGLASTYPEPADKRKWLEEQLYNFNYQSSMPVTWPWPRMPYVKTRPLEPTILFSDSK; from the exons TTTGCATGGAAATCTTTCGAAAATATGCGCCGCATCGCGCCCCGCTGTTGCCGCCGCTGCGCCCGTGGCACGGCAAATAGCCACGACCGACAGCAGACCTTTTCACGATGTGGTCGGCGACGTGCTGTGTCCTTCCGGTGTTCGTGGTATTGATCACTTGAGAGATCCCCGTTTAAATAAG GGTCTCGCCTTCACACTGGAAGAACGTCAAACTTTGGGTATACATGGTCTGCAACCTGCACGCTTCAAGACACAAGAAGAACAATTGGAACTGTGTAAAATTGCCGTGAGCCGTTATACGGAGCCACTGAACAAATATCTCTACCTGGTAGATCTGCAAGATCGTAACGAACGTTTGTTCTACCGTTTCTTGGCGGAGAATATTGAACATCTCATGCCCATTGTATACACACCGACTGTGGGTTTGGCTTGTCAACGTTTCGGTTTGATCTACCGTCGCCCACGTGGTCTCTTCGTGAGTTACAACGATCGTGGTTACGTTTTTGATGTCATCAAGAACTG GCCCGAGTCCGATGTGCGTGCCGTTTGTGTGACTGATGGCGAACGTATTTTAGGTTTGGGCGATTTGGGTGCCAACGGCATGGGTATTTGTGTCGGCAAGCTGGCTCTTTACACCGCTTTAGCTGGCATTAAACCTCATCGCTGCTTGCCAATTCTACTCGATGTCGGCACGAACAACATCGATCTGCTGGAGGATCCATTGTATGTGGGTTTGAGACAGAAGCGTGTTGTTGGCAAGGAATACGATGACTTCGTGGATGAATTCATGGAGGCTATTGTCAAACGCTATGGCCAGAATACGTTGATTCAATTTGAGGACTTCGGCAATCACAATGCATTCAGATTCCTCGACAGATACCGCAATACTTACTGTACCTTCAACGACGACATCCAGGGTACCGCCGCTGTAGCTATGGGTGGCATTTACGCTTCCACGCGTGTAACAGGCAAGAACATAACGGATTATACGTTCCTATTTGCTGGTGCTGGTGAGGCTGCCGTCGGTATTGCGGATCTCGTTGTGAATGCCATGGTCGCTGAGGGTGTGCCCAAAGAT GAAGCCAGACAAAAGATTTGGATGATCGATATTGATGGTCTTTTGACCACAACCCGCAAGGAAGGCTCCTTGTCTAATCATCAGAAAAACTATGCCAAGGACGTTGAGCCCATGAAAAACATGCAAGAGATTGTGGAGAAAGTGAAACCAAAT GTTCTTATTGGTGCCTCTGCAGCTGCTGGCATCTTCACTCCAGAAATTTTGCAAATCATGGCCGCCAACAATGAACGGCCCGTAGTATTTGCACTCTCCAATCCAACCCACAAAGCCGAATGTACCGCGGAACAGGCATACAAACATACCGAG GGACGCGTCGTATTCTCATCCGGTTCACCATTCCCGCCCGTGGAGATGAACGGCAAAACTTTCTACCCCGGTCAGGGCAACAATGCCTACATCTTCCCAGGCATTGCATTGGGTGTGATCACCACCGGCACACATCATATCTCCGACGACATGTTCCTCATTGCCGCACGAGAATTGTCGAACTTTGTTGATCAAAGCGATTTGGATCGCGGCTCACTCTACCCACCATTGAATGCTGTGCGTGAGGTGTCGATGCGCATTGCCGAAGGCGTTACCAAGTGTGCTTATGACAAGG GTTTGGCCTCCACTTACCCCGAGCCAGCGGACAAACGCAAGTGGTTGGAGGAACAACTCTACAACTTCAACTATCAGTCATCGATGCCGGTGACGTGGCCATGGCCAAGAATGCCATATGTGAAAACTCGCCCATTGGAACCCACCATTCTCTTCAGTGACTCAA AGTAA